From the Rhinolophus sinicus isolate RSC01 linkage group LG02, ASM3656204v1, whole genome shotgun sequence genome, one window contains:
- the NINJ2 gene encoding ninjurin-2, whose protein sequence is MESEREIIDLQPANPNPRSQPINLNHYATKKSVAESMLDVALFMSNAMRLKAVLEQGPSSQYYTTLVTLISISLLLQVVIGILLVVIARLNLNEVEKQWRLNQLNNAATTLVFITVVINVFITAFGAHKTGFLAARTSRNPL, encoded by the exons CCTGCGAACCCCAACCCCAGGAGTCAGCCCATCAACCTGAACCATTATGCCACCAAGAAGAGCGTGGCGGAGAGCATGCTGGACGTGGCTCTCTTCATGTCCAACGCCATGCGGCTGAAAGCGGTGCTGGAGCAGGGGCCATCCTCGCAGTACTACACCACCCTTGTCACGCTCATCAGCATCTCTCTACTCCTGCAGGTCGTCATTGGAATCCTCCTGGTGGTCATTG CACGGCTGAACCTCAATGAGGTAGAAAAGCAGTGGCGACTAAACCAGCTTAACAATGCTGCCACCACCTTGGTCTTCATCACCGTTGTCATCAATGTCTTCATTACAGCCTTCGGGGCACATAAGACAGGGTTCCTGGCTGCCAGGACCTCAAGGAATCCTCTCTGA